The genomic window CTCCCCGAACACCCGGCCCTGGAGCAGGGTGACGCGGAAGCCCAGCGCACTCAGCAACACCGCGAACGCCCCGTTGAGTTCGTAGCAGAACCCGCCGCGTCGGGCCTCCACGACCTTGTCGAGCAGCGCCTTGTCCTCCAGGACCATGTTCTCGCCCAGATGGATCGAGAGATTCTCGAACGGAACGGACCGCAGATGCCGGAGCTGGAGCTCGCGCAGCGCCTCGGCGTCCGCCCGCCCAGGGCGCGTGGCTCCGATACGGCGGAGATACGCGTCGACGAACTCGGCTTGCCCGGGCGCCGACGGCTGCGATGTGGTGTCCATGGATGCAGTCTCGCCGTGGACGGCCCGCCCGCGCCATGCGCCGATGGTCCTCGTCCCATCGGCGGAGGAGTCTGCGCCCGCTGTCCCGATCCGCCCTTGTGCGGCGCCCCCGGCATCCCCCTGGCGTCACCGCCCTGCGGTCCCCGGCTCAGCCGGGCCGGGCCGCACCCCGCGGTACGGCCTGCAGCTGATCACCCGCTCCCGTCACGGCGACAGCCCCGTCCCTGTCCGTACGGAGCACCGCCGCGCCCTGAGCCCGCAGTGTGTCGATGATGCGGGCCGACGGATGGCCGTAGGTGTTGGGGCCGCAGGAGATCAGGGCGAGCCGCGGACGGGCACCGGCCAGCAGGCCGGGGTGCTGGAACGGCGAGCCATGGTGGGCGACCTTGAGGACGTCCACCGGCGGGAGCGCCGGGTGGGCCCGTATGAGCCCTTGCTGGGCCGGAGGTTCCAGATCTCCGAGGAGGAGCAGCGAAGGGCCGTCGGCGACCCGGACGAACAGCACGACACTCGCGTCGTTCGGCCCCTCGGGCGGCGGCCCGGGGCCCGCAGTCGGCCACAGCACCCGCCAGTCCAGCCGCCCCGCCCTGCGGCGCTCCCCCGCCGCCGCACGGATCACGGGCACTCCGGCAGCCTCCGCCGTGCGCCGCACGAACGCCGCTTGCCCGGGCGGCTCTTCGAGCGTCGTCGTCTGGACCGCGCCGACGGTCCTGCCGCGCAGCACACCGGACAGCCCGGCGACATGGTCGGCGTGGAAGTGCGTCAGCAGCAGGAGAGGGATCCGGGTGACGCCGAGCTCGTGCAGGCACCGGTCGATGAGCACCGGGTCCGGTCCGGCGTCCACGACCACCGCCGCGCCGTCCCCGGCCGCGAGCACGGTGGCGTCGCCCTGGCCCACTTCGCACATCGCGAACGCCCAACCCGGCGGCGGCCATCCGGTGATGGCCCGGGTGAGCGGCGCGGGGCGCACGACGGCCAGCACCAGCAGCAGGGCACAGGGAGCGGCGAGCCAGGGCTGCCGCAGCACCACCCTGCGGGCGGCCAGGACCAGGAGAGCGGTGACCGCGGCCAGCAGCAGCCCGCCCCGCCAGCCGCCCGGCCAGTCGACCTGCGCCCCTGGAAGGGAGGCGCCGGTGCGGGCCACGCCGGCGATCCACTCCGCGGGCCAGCCCGCGCACTTGGCCAGCATCTCGGCCACCGGTATCGCCACCGGCGCCATGGCGAGCGCCGTGAAGCCGAGGACCGTGGCGGGCGCAACCGCGAGCTCGGCGAACAGGTTGCAGGGGATCGCGACGAGGCTGACCCGTGCTGCGAACACGGCCACCACCGGAGCGCACACCGCCTGCGCCGCGGCGGCTGCAGCCAGTGCCTCGGCGGGCCGCCCCGGCACACCGTGCCTTTGCAGTGCCTCGCTCCAGCGCGGTGCGATGGTCAGCAGGGCGCCGGTGGCCAGCACGGACAGCAGGAATCCGTAGGCAACGGCCAGCCGTGGGTCGTACAGGACGAGCAGCAGCACGGCTCCCGCCAGTGCCGGGATCAGTGATCTGCGGCGGCCGGTACCGATCGCGAGCAGGGTGATCAGTCCGCAGGCCGCTGCCCGCATGACGCTCGGATCGGGGCGGCACACCACCACGAATGCGAGCGTGAGTCCCCCGCCGAGCAG from Streptomyces sp. FIT100 includes these protein-coding regions:
- a CDS encoding ComEC/Rec2 family competence protein; amino-acid sequence: MTRRAVRPVTRRRAGTSDPRQEGPVDLRLVLPALAAWGAAALGLSVRPPWPATVVTVCLTGAAVLLAPLLVRGLRRRTRPGSAHRVAGAAVLLCSAAGAAAGGLCAADLYRGPVPAAAGRYGRITVELTVTGDPRPLRPRIRGAHLTGTAVALPAEVTRVTTPDEAAVATRAPVLVIARPGAATGEWMRLLPSTRLVLAARSEPPLQGDTRFAAVLKARGSGPPRITGPPTAVQRTAGELRAGLRRATDGLDADARALLPGLVVGDTSRIDPELYDAFEATDLTHLLAVSGSNLTVVLFLLVGPPGRALRAERGGLAPRLGISLRATALLGGGLTLAFVVVCRPDPSVMRAAACGLITLLAIGTGRRRSLIPALAGAVLLLVLYDPRLAVAYGFLLSVLATGALLTIAPRWSEALQRHGVPGRPAEALAAAAAAQAVCAPVVAVFAARVSLVAIPCNLFAELAVAPATVLGFTALAMAPVAIPVAEMLAKCAGWPAEWIAGVARTGASLPGAQVDWPGGWRGGLLLAAVTALLVLAARRVVLRQPWLAAPCALLLVLAVVRPAPLTRAITGWPPPGWAFAMCEVGQGDATVLAAGDGAAVVVDAGPDPVLIDRCLHELGVTRIPLLLLTHFHADHVAGLSGVLRGRTVGAVQTTTLEEPPGQAAFVRRTAEAAGVPVIRAAAGERRRAGRLDWRVLWPTAGPGPPPEGPNDASVVLFVRVADGPSLLLLGDLEPPAQQGLIRAHPALPPVDVLKVAHHGSPFQHPGLLAGARPRLALISCGPNTYGHPSARIIDTLRAQGAAVLRTDRDGAVAVTGAGDQLQAVPRGAARPG